The genomic DNA CTGAATCGGGCATGCCTGCTTCGGCGCATCGCCGATGACAAGGGCAACAGCATCCGCGCGCACTTCAATGGCTCGATCGACCACCACGACATCCGCGCCGATCGGTGCCACGGACTCCCACTGAACGATGCTGCGCGTCCGGGCGACATTGAACAATGCGTCGAATCGCATGCCCAGCGAAGCCGGCAGAAGATCGGCACTGATACGAACCGTTTTTTTCATTTCCATTCGACATTCGATGCGGCATCCGGATTCGTCGAGATGAGTGAGTGCGATGAATGATGGATTCAATCTCCACAAAGAATCATCTGCGCGATTGGATGCAAGAAAAGTGCGATGGGCAATAGTACCCACTCGCCGAGAGCCATTCGCCGCATTGCGAGGACTCTCTGCATTTCGCCATCATTGTTCAGATTTGCACTCTCGCATTGATTTGATAATTCCAAATCAATGCGTTAGAACTTCTATTTGCGCTCAGCAGAGTTCAATGCGTATCGAAGATGCTCGGCGGCCAGTCGATCCGGATGCGGGTCTCGAACATGACGAAGACCGAAGACCGAAGACCGAAGACCGAAGACCGAAGACCAAGGGCAGCGGCCGCGCAGCGTCAGAGTGCCTGCACCACCGCGAGCGCGCTGCGCACCGCGCCTTCGATGGTGGAAGGATAGGGGCCATCGATATAGTCGCCGCAGGCCAGCAGGCCCGGCGCGATGTGCAGTCCCGGCCGCACCAGCGCCGGCGTGCAGGCAAAGCTCGCGCGGCGTTCGACCACGGTCTGCACGGCGCGCAGGTCCCTCAGCCCGAGCTGTTGCCGGGCTTGCGCCAGCACCTGGCTTTGCAGCGCGTCACGCGCCTCGTTGCTCGCACTGACGACGAAGGCGAGCAAGCCTCGAGGCCCGCCGAGCTGGCCACGATCGAAGACGAATTGCGCCGGTGCGCCGATGCCCGAGCGCAATGCAAGCAGTGGCGCGGGCAGCGAGGCGTTCGCCGCGACATAGACGGTGGCGATGCCTTCGTGCTGCAGTGCCTCGGTCGTCCGCGACCAGGCCGTCGCGTCGGCGTGCTCCGCGCCAGCGGCGAGGCGCGCGGCTTCCCATGGCGAACAGGCGAGAACCGCGCGATCGAAGTGCTGGCCATCGATCTCCCAGCCGATCGTGCGACGCACGACGGCGTGGACGCGCGTGCCGGCATGGACCGTCGCGCCCTGCACGCCGAGCCAGCGCGCCGCTGCATCCGGCAGCAGGGCGCCGAGATCGACGCGCGGCAGCAGCAGGTCGGCGCCGCCGCGTTCGGCGAACAGGGCATCGTGCAGCACGCGCAGGAAGACCTGGCCGCTGGCCTGTTCGATGCGCGTGTTGAGCGCCGAGACGCACAGGGGCTCGACGAGTTCGCGCACGACGCGCGGCGTCAGCGGTCCGCAGAGCGCGGCCACCGTGGCGCCGGGTTCGCAGCGAAAGCCGCTCGCGCGCCAGCCGATGGCGGTGCGCAGCAGCGCGGTCTTGTCGCGCCAGGACCAGCCGCGCGCATGGACGATGCCGGCCAGCAGGTCGAGCGATGGCGGCCATCGGGGCACTTGCAGACCGCCGCCATCCGGAAAACGCAAGGTGAGCGGCAAGCGAAGCAGCACCGTCTCGGGATCGACGCCGACCGTTCGCATCAGCGCCAGCGTGGCGGCATAGGCGCCGATCAGGATGTGCTGGCCGTTGTCGAGCATCACCGGCTGACCGTCTGGCATCTGCGCCGGCAATGCGCGTGCGCGTCCCCCGAGCGTGCGCGCGGCCTCGAAAACGCTGACCGAATGTCCGCCGCGCGTGGCTTCGATCGCGCAGGCCAGGCCGGCCCAGCCGGCGCCGACGATCGCGACCTTCATGGACGCGAAGGCCGCCGCCGAGGGGGTGCCGTCATAGCTTGCCGAGCGCCTGCACGCGCCAGGCCAGCCAGAGCTTGCGCACCGGCGTCAGGCTGACACGCTGATGCAGCACCTGGAAGTTGTCGCGCTCGATCTCGCGCAGCAGGGTGCGGTAGATGCTGGCCATCATCAGCCCCGGTTTCTGCGTCCGGCGATCGGCCGGCGGGAGCAGGGCGATCGCCTCGTCGTAGGCCGCCTGCGCGCGCGCCGTCTGGAATTTCATGAGGGCGACGAAGCGTTCGGAGTGCACGCGGTTCAGTATCTCGTGCGCCTTGACGTCGAAACGCTGCAGCTCGTCGACCGGCAGGTAGATGCGTCCGCGCAAGGCGTCCTCGCCGACGTCGCGG from Variovorax sp. PBL-E5 includes the following:
- the hpnE gene encoding hydroxysqualene dehydroxylase HpnE — its product is MKVAIVGAGWAGLACAIEATRGGHSVSVFEAARTLGGRARALPAQMPDGQPVMLDNGQHILIGAYAATLALMRTVGVDPETVLLRLPLTLRFPDGGGLQVPRWPPSLDLLAGIVHARGWSWRDKTALLRTAIGWRASGFRCEPGATVAALCGPLTPRVVRELVEPLCVSALNTRIEQASGQVFLRVLHDALFAERGGADLLLPRVDLGALLPDAAARWLGVQGATVHAGTRVHAVVRRTIGWEIDGQHFDRAVLACSPWEAARLAAGAEHADATAWSRTTEALQHEGIATVYVAANASLPAPLLALRSGIGAPAQFVFDRGQLGGPRGLLAFVVSASNEARDALQSQVLAQARQQLGLRDLRAVQTVVERRASFACTPALVRPGLHIAPGLLACGDYIDGPYPSTIEGAVRSALAVVQAL